GTAGAAATTAAGTTTCTGTATGTGGTGGAAGATGGAAGAGAAATTAAGCTACCTCCTAGATGGGAAAAGCAAATCCAACAGCTGCAGCATACAAACATTGACTCATAATAGCATagcacttacataagaacatacgaatagccaaGTCAGACAATGGCCAATCTAGCCCAGTATGGCATCTTCACGGtggtcaatctaggtcacaagtacctggcaaaaacccaaatagtagcaatataccaggacaagcagtgacttcctctatgtctatcttaatagcagactggacttttcctccatgaatttatccaaatcttttttaaaaccagctacgttaaccgctcttactacaatgtattccagagcttaactattctatgagtgaaaattgatttcctcctattggttttaaaagtatctacctgtaacttcattgtttctcctagtctttgtaatttttgatggagtcaaAAAATTGATccgcttgtacccattctacaccactcaggattttatttaatgttctatactgttctcccaagggagctcagaatggattacatgaatttattcaggtacctaagcatttttccctgtctgtcctggcaggctcacaatctatctaatgtacatgggacaatgaggggattaagtgacttggggcAAGATTCAGTAAGCCCACTGATCATGTCCCGATCCCTTAGtgaccccaacccgattcactaaccttgctgCCGATCAACCTCTGATTCGATCTggtccacacatgcaaatgaggggaaaaggcatgcaaatgtagccggcagcgattcactaaacatttttcaTGCACATAGactggctggctgatccaaaaacaagcgactgcaaaaaccctgctcagaccgccctgctctctgcctcgactctcctgcGTTTCAGAAGTCGTGCAAGCAGGCAAATATTCAGAAGCCATGCGGGCTGCTGCCGCTCTGCGAGCCTCTGTTGTCCCGGAGCGCCTTTAAAGCAATGCCTGAAATGAATGAAAATACTGAGAAGCCGAGAAGAGCCCCCACTCTCCTGCTCTGCCGCCAAGCTTAAATTCTCTGTTTTCTAGAATTAAAAATGCCTAGTTCTAATTAGTAACCAGAAGTAGCAAAGCTCCAGAGAGCCACTTCTATACAGATTCAAGAAGGTTGGGTGTTTTTATTTTCCAACTTTTGCTTCCTTCTGGATCCACCTGGTCAATAGCACCCTCCACGTCCTAGGAGACTTTCAGATAAGCCTTAAAGTTGCTCTCCTCATTTACAGCTGAAAGGGGgcttgcacaaaaactttggagACACCTTCCCTGCAgtatgagcccgtggttttaaccatgggctcacactgcagggaagggcggcagagagcaggagagtcggggtgagtaaaaaataaaaaaaatggacaaacgcatgcgcagaccatctacaggcaaagtagatggtctgcacatgcgtcaggatcgctctccaACGATCCGTCTTGTCGGTGatgggcgtgcctccgatcgccctcatttacaTGCAGAGGGTTGGAGAATCGGTCAGCCTACCTTGGATCAGATAAGATCGAAGGGTTTAGTAAATCTAAGCCTTGGCCAGACATAAGGAACAGCATGGGGTTGAACCCAtagccccagggtgctgaggctgtagttttgaccaccatgccacacactccccaccaaTTATATCACATCTTCCCTCAgcaatctcttttccaagctgaagagccctaatctctttagtctttcctcctaggagaggagttccatcccctttatcatcttggtgctcttctttgaaccttttctagttccactactggtatatcttttttgagatatggcaaccagaattgaacttTCAACCCTCCTCTTGCTAACTGTCCCAGAGACACAGAAGTCTAACACAGAAAAATACACATAATAACCCAGTCATTTAcataaaaatacatatggaatttaGGAAGAATGTAGTGACACACTCACTAACTCATAAATGAGATACATGCATATAGTGGTTGGAAAAAATTCCATGATCCATATTCTGCATACTTTTGCCCTTGTTactacaaaggggtgctgaaaatttctgaGCCcaatggatatggttcaatcaatgatctaaaacaatatcaaaaaacacagaattttgtttctgcaaattggtccttaacaaaataagataacactcttttcagctacagtgtcaaaataaccccaccccccttttacaaaaccgtagcatggtttttagtgccggctgcagcagtaacaggtaaggctcagaatttaggaagctggttggttggactgataacttttcagcatcctctcATGTTTCTTTTCTGTTCAAGGGCTGGACAGCTTCCCAACCTGTGCAATTTCCTACATTTACATACTTGAAGATTAGGGTACTACTTCCAGTTCCCCTATCACCATATAAGAATCACAGCTATAAATGGAAAATTATCTTTGGACAAGAGCAGTGCAAATAAACCTGTATATTTTCTTGTCTGCTTATATATTACTACCCCTAATCTCTGCCTGACCAGTTCCAAAATTTGTTTAAGTTATGTggaagattccccccccccaaaaaaaaccaaaacaacaggTGTAGCTACTGATTAACCTATAGTGAATATACCCACACAGAAGGCACTGGACATTACACTGAAAGAAAATCACTCCAAGGTCTcccatgtttttgttttaaacttGATGACAGTGTGTTACTTGTCACAGTGAGTCTGATCCCTTGCAAAACATTTTGTAAATGTTAACAACTTGCATTCGTTAAGAATTCTCATCTGGTTGCTGTTACCTTTTGCCAGACTAAGTAAACCAAAATATAATCCTGCCAAAAGCAGCATTTCCAGGCCTTATTGTTCCTACATAAAAGCTTTCaagagaagaaaacatcaaatgagaGCGACTCAGTTGGGCTCTTGGAAATGTGACCTCAgtgttaatttatttattgtcACAGGGGTTCAGGTCTCTTACAGGAACATCTCTGGGTTAATGCATGCTGAAGCCCCTGCAGGGAGCCAAGAACAATAAAACACTTGAATTCAAACCAATTAATTAAATACTCTGTATATAAAACATTAACCttccacgcaaaaaaaaaaaaatccacaaaattCAAGTTCCATGAATTAGGATGCTCACAATGTCTTCTCTGAACACGTGTTTGTTTTTAGTAAAAGGTTAAAATTGTATTCCAAATTTGAAGCCTCCTCTTCCCCACAGGAGTAAAGGAAAGTTTGCTTGTACCTCGCTACTGGTTTGTCTACTACAAACTGAAAACTCGGATTTTTATTTTAGggattagttgggggggggggggggcgcttatTGGAATTTTAAACAATAGACACCATTGACTGTGCTGTGGAATAACAAAGGCCAGCGCTTCCCTGCAGACTCGTCCCCCAGCCTGGGCAGCTcctttctctactgttctccgcTGGGCTCCTGCTTTACGGCCTTCTCTCCTCCTTTCATCTTCTTGTTCTGATGAGTTTTCACGTGCTTGGCCAGATGGTCGCTTCTCATGAACCTTTTCCCGCACTCGGAGCAGACGAACCGCTTTTCCCCGGTGTGAGTCCTCAAATGCCTCTGGAGCTCGTCGGATCGGGTGAAACTTTTCCCGCAGAACAACCAGTTGCAAACGAACGGCCTTTCCCCCGAGTGCCACCTCAGGTGAGCCTTGAGGTGCGACGTCTTGCCGTACACTTTGGCGCAACCGGGCACGTGGCAAACGTGCTGCTTTTTCTTGCCGGCCTCGTCCGCGCCGCCGGCAGCCTGGCAGTTGGGGCACCTGCACCTCCTGCACCGCCGGGCCGAGGCCAGGGGAGATTTGGCGCGAAGCAGAGCGGCGATTTGCGTCTGATACTGAGCGAACTCGGAGTGTCCCAGAACGAGGCTCCTCTGAATAG
The nucleotide sequence above comes from Geotrypetes seraphini chromosome 5, aGeoSer1.1, whole genome shotgun sequence. Encoded proteins:
- the SP5 gene encoding transcription factor Sp5 isoform X2 — its product is MPAHSPGGLPSHNHLGLVPQKTQRPAHLQPFGAHELSLTPQAEPSFPYEYSSVKMLPPSMPPLPSNCPPAYVPYAAPAPLSSAVHAFVPSHSNLIHQQPRQLSPNPAEDIPWWSIQQATPMSHPSPATHAHHRFPIQRSLVLGHSEFAQYQTQIAALLRAKSPLASARRCRRCRCPNCQAAGGADEAGKKKQHVCHVPGCAKVYGKTSHLKAHLRWHSGERPFVCNWLFCGKSFTRSDELQRHLRTHTGEKRFVCSECGKRFMRSDHLAKHVKTHQNKKMKGGEKAVKQEPSGEQ